The following coding sequences lie in one Cryptococcus neoformans var. neoformans B-3501A chromosome 2, whole genome shotgun sequence genomic window:
- a CDS encoding hypothetical protein (HMMPfam hit to UCH, Ubiquitin carboxyl-terminal hydrolase, score: 176.3, E(): 6e-50) produces MSTTKATESSNAPFSDDPSSGPAYRYKPVGIANEYNTCFLNSTFQALSATASLTSLLSASPVSPLNPLSNSILPAPVVPRSQIPSLHEEILEPELYDKLPITIAFTSALHEGYRRKDRYIGDEGCMRLTNMLRTVSAKHPQYNDFDQQDAHEFLRHLLDLMELEEKDAIKILQPKDLPEKKGRRKKRAAIQPSQADVETQGLQLHDHISPMVSPLPSPAHSLPATPGLSARIDPMSRLKPDDVDLGVVTGKVLTEEPSANPAEAEVKITDEESGDHSVEKSVETLVENTVNEKLTPFVDVLFGGLLASVVICEKCKALSHTYEGFLDISLQMPNEGERTRKRDKVLAFAQRLMPGRSSTAKNSPDIPPTSPSQPLPSALSDNELSDSETNPNTSHFGRRKTLSIPESEGASLGRTGSTKFNLFSRRKRAHSRPSSASSSVNATPTLEAEKTHTVPPSPSLLSERLRHHHFHNKRQATPTPAQAAYIARILAPPQAAEQQDPIAKLRAAQNGSGPVNSEPPKVETGLERCLREFTTVEILEGSNAFACHKCWRIKHGRYDHHEATVKEEDENIVPGDSTPSLSTSAGPPLKHPEGSTKNSSHSEEMANSVEQALLLSSPRLPPPSISIRPGSASDSPTPHNGRSDRVGRNPSLGSVSGAGDPDTRAHSPLKRQIEDDDTLVDLMASTHVDQSFAYQDSNSGSIILPSEADTGEDADARDRSESESDDLSDSESESEGESGKPKRKKSKHFVMGRAYKRYLISKSPEVLVFHLKRFKQLSSAFNTFASLKKMEDIVSFPERLDIAPYLAPNRKDYKVSQTPNGPHAPYMDWPNPMQGPETVESVMYRLYAVVVHVGDMTFGHYVAYVLVDPEMVFGKDQPKEEGDSSEASVNGATSQDAPAERSDTSINEEQKSTKADNAPKKDRRVWAFCSDEYIREVDVEEVLRAKAYLCFYEKEH; encoded by the exons ATGTCCACCACCAAAGCCACAGAGTCTTCCAACGCCCCTTTTTCGGACGACCCATCTTCCGGCCCGGCGTACCGCTACAAGCCCGTTGGTATAGCGAATGAATACAATACATGCTTCTTAAACTCTACCTTTCAGGCT TTGAGCGCCACAGCTTCGCTTACCTCGCTCTTATCCGCCTCCCCTGTTTCACCGCTCAACCCGCTCTCCAACTCCATTCTCCCTGCTCCCGTGGTTCCCCGCTCCCAAATTCCTTCTTTGCATGAAGAGATCCTCGAACCCGAACTCTATGACAAGCTACCCATCACCATCGCATTCACTTCAGCACTTCATGAAGGATATCGGCGGAAAGACCGATATATCGGAGATGAGGGCTGCATGCGTTTGACAAATATGTTGCGAACTGTCAGCGCAAAGCATCCACAGTACAATGACTTTGATCAGCAAGACGCTCACGAGTTTTTGAGACATTTGTTAGATTTGATGGaattggaggagaaagatgcTATCAAAATTCTGCAGCCCAAGGACTTACCTGAAAAGAAGGGCAGGAGAAAAAAGCGGGCGGCCATTCAACCATCTCAAGCCGATGTAGAAACCCAGGGCTTACAACTTCATGATCATATCTCGCCCATGGTGTCGCCGCTGCCGTCTCCGGCTCATTCTCTGCCTGCGACTCCGGGTTTGAGCGCACGGATAGACCCAATGTCGAGGCTTAAGCCCGATGACGTCGATTTGGGCGTTGTGACTGGTAAAGTCCTAACAGAAGAACCTTCCGCCAATCCTGCTGAGGCAGAAGTAAAAATAACggatgaggagagtggGGATCATTCAGTAGAGAAATCAGTGGAAACGCTAGTGGAAAATACGGTGAACGAAAAATTGACTCCCTTTGTGGATGTCCTGTTCGGTGGATTGCTTGCCAGTGTGGTGATTTGTGAAAAGTGTAAAGCT ctgTCCCACACTTACGAAGGCTTCCTTGACATTTCTCTTCAAATGCCAAACGAAGGCGAACGAACTCGTAAACGGGACAAGGTCTTAGCCTTTGCACAAAGACTTATGCCCGGGAGGTCTTCCACTGCCAAAAACTCCCCTGATATTCCTCCGACTTCACCCAGCCAACCACTCCCTTCAGCTCTTTCCGATAACGAACTTTCAGACTCTGAAACCAACCCCAATACCTCCCATTTCGGTAGACGGAAAACTTTGAGCATCCCTGAAAGCGAAGGTGCCAGCCTTGGGAGAACAGGCTCGACAAAATTCAATCTTTTCAGTAGGAGGAAACGCGCTCACAGCAGGCCCAGCAGCGCTTCGTCAAGCGTCAATGCCACTCCCACTCTTGAGGCAGAGAAGACTCATACTGTGccaccatcaccttctCTACTGAGTGAACGACtgcgccatcatcattttcaCAACAAGCGCCAAGCTACTCCTACTCCCGCCCAGGCGGCGTACATAGCCAGGATCCTAGCACCCCCTCAGGCTGCTGAGCAGCAAGACCCCATCGCCAAATTACGTGCCGCGCAAAATGGAAGTGGCCCGGTGAACAGTGAACCGCCAAAGGTCGAAACCGGCTTGGAGCGCTGTCTTAGAGAGTTTACGACGGTCGAGATTCTCGAGGGTTCAAATGCTTTCGCCTGTCATAAATGTTGGCGCATCAAGCATGGCCGATATGATCATCATGAAGCTACtgtgaaagaggaggatgagaataTCGTACCTGGAGACTCTACGCCTTCATTGTCGACTTCTGCTGGGCCTCCTTTAAAACATCCCGAGGGCTCCACAAAGAACTCGAGTCATTCCGAGGAAATGGCCAACAGCGTTGAGCAAGCCTTGTTGCTTAGTAGCCCACgacttcctccaccttccatttccatccGGCCCGGATCTGCTTCGGACTCTCCCACGCCTCACAATGGGCGTTCCGATCGCGTGGGTAGAAATCCTTCTCTCGGGTCTGTCTCCGGTGCCGGTGACCCAGATACCCGCGCACACTCCCCTTTAAAAAGACAAATCGAGGACGATGACACGTTGGTAGACCTCATGGCCAGTACCCACGTTGACCAGAGCTTCGCATATCAAGATTCGAACTCTGGCAGCATCATACTCCCCTCGGAAGCTGACACTGGCGAGGATGCAGACGCCCGGGACCGAAGCGAGTCAGAATCTGATGACTTGTCCGATTCCGAGAGTGAATCTGAAGGTGAGAGTGGCAAACccaagaggaaaaagagcaaaCATTTCGTTATGGGCCGGGCCTACAAGCGTTACTTGATCTCAAAGTCCCCGGAGGTCCTTGTTTTCCATCTTAAACGGTTCAAGCAGCTTAGCTCGGCGTTCAACacttttgcttctctcaAAAA GATGGAAGATATTGTATCGTTCCCCGAACGTTTAGATATTGCCCCTTATCTTGCGCCTAATCGTAAAGATTACAAGGTGTCGCAAACTCCAAATGGCCCTCATGCCCCTTACATGGACTGGCCGAATCCTATGCAGGGACCTGAAACAGTGGAATCGGTGATGTATCGATTATATG CTGTTGTCGTCCACGTGGGCGATATGACATTCGGACACTATGTCGCTTATGTCTTGGTTGATCCTGAGATGGTATTTGGCAAAGACCAgcccaaggaagaaggcgattCGTCAGAGGCATCTGTAAACGGCGCGACCTCGCAAGATGCTCCTGCCGAGCGATCAGATACCTCAATTAACGAGGAACAGAAGAGCACGAAGGCGGACAATGCCCCGAAGAAGGACAGGAGAGTGTGGGCTTTCTGTTCTGA TGAGTATATAAGGGAAGTCgatgtggaggaagtgCTGAGAGCGAAAGCCTATCTGTGCTTC TATGAAAAGGAGCATTGA
- a CDS encoding hypothetical protein (Match to ESTs gb|CF194879.1|CF194879, gb|CF193686.1|CF193686, gb|CF191002.1|CF191002), producing MSNFLNQVTEAASNVANTAVNTASNLATQATNLATQAANSDAAANVASQAKNLGSQATNVAGNLASQAQAQAHDLVPDIVPTPSSTGTSATSSSGTRGVPAEGEVDRSHDLSPKNEMDKAKFERLYERRGSADELQDKGILKGSPGDVLAGKKADLEKAMNMDVLDQEIAQRPPPEELVRKGILNPSEVPTPQ from the exons ATGT CCAATTTTTTGAATCAAGTTACTGAAGCCGCTTCCAACGTGGCTAACACCGCTGTCAACACGGCCAGCAACCTTGCTACCCAGGCGACCAACCTGGCTACTCAAGCCGCTAACTCTGACGCCGCGGCCAATGTCGCTTCTCAGGCGAAGAATCTTGGTTCACAGGCGACTAATGTTGCCGGCAATCTCGCCagccaagctcaagctcaagccCATGACTTGGTCCCCGATATCGTTCCAACCCCTAGTAGCACCGGCACCAGTGCCACCTCCAGCTCTGGTACCAGAGGTGTGCCCGCCGAAGGGGAGGTCGACAGGAGTCACGATCTGAGCCCCAAGAATGAGATGGACAAGGCCAAGTTTGAAAGGTTGTatgagaggagaggatcTGCCGATGAGCTCCAAGATAAGGGTATTCTGAAAG GTTCGCCTGGTGACGTCCTGGCTGGTAAAAAGGCCGACCTTGAAAAGGCTATGAACATG GATGTTCTTGACCAAGAAATCGCCCAGAGACCGCCTCCCGAAGAGCTTGTCCGGAAGGGTATCCTCAACC CTTCTGAGGTTCCGACCCCTCAATAG
- a CDS encoding hypothetical protein (HMMPfam hit to LMWPc, Low molecular weight phosphotyrosine protein phosphatase, score: 70.6, E(): 4e-18): MAEAVLKHQVTLRPESFSSKFDIRVDSAGTGAYHEGESPDSRTVAVCRKHNVPISGVARAVDKRDFQEYDYILAMDRHNLETLLHRQPASSKSHITLFGSYDPSLPQSAIGLPKTRAPAIEDPYYGGRDGFDKSFESCVKFSNGFLDWLERNRN; encoded by the exons ATGGCAGAAGCTGTCCTCAAACATCAAGTGACCCTCCGGCCTGAAAGtttttcctccaagtttGATATTCGTGTAGATTCTGCAGGAACCGGTGCTTACCATGAAGGAGAGTCTCCAGATTCCAG GACGGTAGCAGTTTGTCGAAAG CACAATGTCCCAATAAGTGGCGTGGCAAGGGCTGTGGACAAACGTGATTTCCAAGAGTACGATTATATCCTTGCTATGGATCGGCACAA CTTGGAAACCCTCTTACACAGACAGCCTGCTTCGTCAAAGTCCCACATAACACTCTTTGGCTCGTATGATCCCTCTTTGCCACAGTCTGCCATTGGGCTTCCCAAAACACGCGCTCCTGCGATCGAAGACCCGTACTATGGTGGGCGAGATGGATTTGACAAAAGCTTTGAAAGCTGTGTGAAATTCAGTAATGGATTTCTTGATTGGTTAGAGAGGAACCGGAACTAA